The genome window TGTCGGCGACCTCGTCCATCTCCACCACGCGGTAGCCTTCCATCGAGGCCTGCAGCGCGCAGATCGGGTCGATCTCGGTGACCCACACCGTGGCCCCCATGCCTCTCAGCGCCTGGGCGCAGCCCTTGCCGACGTCACCGTAGCCGAGCACCACGCAGATCTTGCCCGCGATCATCACGTCGGTGGCGCGCTTGATGCCGTCGATCAGCGACTCGCGGCAGCCGTAGAGGTTGTCGAACTTGGACTTGGTGACCGAGTCGTTGACGTTGATCGCCGGGAAGTTGAGCGTGCCCTCGCGCTCGAGCTTGTACAGGCGCGCCACCCCGGTGGTGGTCTCCTCGGTCACCCCGCCGATCGACTCGGCCAGTCCCGTGTACCAGCCCGGCTTCTCCGCGAGGCGCTTCTTGA of Halofilum ochraceum contains these proteins:
- a CDS encoding adenosylhomocysteinase; translation: TLTALGAEVRWASCNVFSTQDHAAAEIARTGVPVFAWKGESLDDYWEYTHRIMEWGDGGYPNRILDDGGDATLLVMLGAKAEQDPSFLENPGNEEERAAFAAIKKRLAEKPGWYTGLAESIGGVTEETTTGVARLYKLEREGTLNFPAINVNDSVTKSKFDNLYGCRESLIDGIKRATDVMIAGKICVVLGYGDVGKGCAQALRGMGATVWVTEIDPICALQASMEGYRVVEMDEVAD